One segment of Anatilimnocola aggregata DNA contains the following:
- a CDS encoding FAD binding domain-containing protein — MKDFGYAAPESLGEASRLLQHAAGSVKILAGGTDIIVQLREGMREADLVVDVKKVPELQELTFSATHGLRLGASVPCHRVYEHPQLVAAYSALVDASKIIGGWQIQSRASVGGNLCNSSPAADTIPALIAHHAWCEIASPRGKRTVAVEQFCTAPGKNVLQKGELLVAIVFPPSLSHSGSAYERFIPRNEMDIAVVGVGSRVQLNATGDTIEFARIGVGAVAPTPKYAQEASEWLAGKPATEEFFAQAGELAKKIASPISDMRGTAEYRTHLVGVMVKRTLLKAAERAKVFINH, encoded by the coding sequence GTGAAAGATTTTGGTTATGCGGCACCCGAGTCGCTCGGCGAAGCGAGTCGACTGCTGCAACACGCAGCGGGAAGCGTGAAGATCCTGGCTGGCGGCACCGACATCATCGTGCAACTGCGCGAAGGAATGCGCGAAGCCGACCTGGTTGTCGATGTGAAGAAGGTGCCTGAACTGCAGGAACTCACCTTCTCGGCAACGCACGGCCTACGATTGGGAGCCAGCGTGCCGTGCCATCGCGTCTACGAACATCCGCAGCTTGTGGCCGCTTATTCGGCGCTGGTCGATGCCTCCAAGATTATCGGCGGGTGGCAGATCCAAAGCCGGGCCAGTGTCGGCGGCAACTTGTGCAATTCATCACCGGCGGCCGACACCATTCCCGCTCTGATTGCCCATCATGCCTGGTGCGAAATCGCCAGCCCGCGGGGCAAGCGAACGGTCGCGGTCGAACAATTCTGCACCGCGCCGGGCAAGAACGTGCTGCAGAAGGGGGAGTTGCTGGTGGCGATTGTGTTTCCGCCCAGCTTGTCGCACAGTGGTTCGGCCTACGAACGCTTCATTCCGCGGAATGAAATGGATATCGCGGTCGTCGGCGTGGGCTCGCGCGTGCAACTCAATGCCACGGGTGACACGATTGAATTCGCCCGCATCGGCGTGGGAGCCGTCGCTCCGACACCCAAGTATGCTCAAGAGGCCAGCGAATGGCTGGCGGGTAAACCAGCGACCGAAGAATTTTTCGCCCAAGCAGGTGAGCTCGCCAAGAAGATTGCCTCTCCCATCAGCGATATGCGCGGCACGGCCGAATACCGCACGCACCTCGTGGGTGTGATGGTCAAACGCACGCTGCTCAAAGCGGCCGAGCGAGCCAAGGTCTTCATCAATCACTAA
- a CDS encoding Sec-independent protein translocase subunit TatA/TatB — translation MFGLGTSELLILGIVAILLFGKNLPDVARKFGKSYREFRRGISDLQSQVNFSDVMDATPSRPAPPKKTYSDYDDYDDVSAPKFEPPPAPPSASSSNQQDAA, via the coding sequence ATGTTTGGACTTGGAACATCAGAACTGTTGATCTTGGGAATTGTGGCCATCTTGTTGTTCGGCAAGAACCTGCCGGATGTAGCGCGAAAGTTCGGCAAAAGCTATCGCGAATTCCGCCGGGGCATTAGTGATCTGCAATCGCAGGTCAACTTCAGCGACGTGATGGATGCCACGCCTTCGCGCCCAGCGCCGCCTAAAAAGACCTACAGCGACTACGACGATTACGATGATGTCTCGGCACCCAAGTTCGAGCCGCCACCGGCCCCGCCCAGCGCGAGCTCGTCGAATCAACAAGACGCAGCGTAA
- a CDS encoding alpha/beta hydrolase has translation MIAVEANYGGLDCIVVRSPNQPPRLAVILCHGFGASGEDLAGLAEPILERCGDRHEEIAIVFPAAPLSLEEQGMPGGRAWWWIDLERLLNLPTPETLQRFRRDRPAGMTEATNKVSQLVAELRSEWKLTAAQIVVGGFSQGSMVATDTALSLVEAPAALIIYSGSLVSETDWVPRMPQLVGTKVLQSHGRRDPILPLFQAEALRDKLMGAGCSVKYLEFAGFHEIHPAAIQATADLLQGLL, from the coding sequence ATGATTGCAGTCGAGGCAAACTATGGCGGGCTCGATTGCATCGTCGTTCGTTCACCCAATCAACCGCCGCGGTTGGCGGTCATCCTTTGTCACGGCTTCGGGGCCTCCGGCGAAGACCTGGCGGGACTCGCCGAGCCGATTCTCGAGCGCTGTGGCGATCGGCACGAAGAGATCGCGATTGTTTTTCCCGCTGCGCCGTTATCGCTCGAAGAGCAAGGGATGCCCGGCGGCCGTGCCTGGTGGTGGATCGATCTCGAGCGCTTACTGAATCTCCCCACGCCGGAAACGTTGCAGCGGTTTCGCCGCGACCGACCGGCGGGCATGACCGAAGCCACCAACAAGGTGAGCCAACTGGTTGCCGAGCTGCGCTCCGAGTGGAAGCTCACGGCTGCGCAGATCGTGGTCGGCGGTTTTTCGCAAGGCTCGATGGTTGCGACCGATACGGCACTCTCGCTGGTTGAAGCACCGGCGGCACTTATAATTTACAGCGGTTCGCTGGTGAGTGAGACCGATTGGGTGCCGCGCATGCCACAACTCGTGGGGACCAAGGTGCTGCAATCGCATGGCCGTCGCGATCCGATCCTGCCACTGTTTCAGGCCGAAGCGCTCCGCGACAAGTTGATGGGAGCCGGCTGCTCGGTGAAGTATTTGGAGTTCGCTGGCTTTCACGAAATTCATCCCGCGGCGATTCAAGCCACCGCCGATCTGCTGCAAGGGCTGCTATAA
- a CDS encoding xanthine dehydrogenase family protein molybdopterin-binding subunit — protein sequence MEDLYLGKTNYKVIGQRPIRHDGADKVTGKAIYTADLQLPNMAHGKLIRSPHAHAKIKRIDVSQALAVPGVLAVVTADDFPDLAEKIAMMGEAGAVNLQHLAGNCLAKDKVLYKGHAVAAVAAINTHVAEEAAKKIVVEYEPLPSVTWVLDAMKPDAPILHDDLRTDELGQKGDKPTNVSVHIAFEQGNPAEGFKQAEIIVEREFRTASVHQGYIEPHAAVAMWNEDGRLKIWTATQGSFTCRQQTAELLQIPVSQVLVVPCEIGGGFGGKIAVYLEPVAALLSRKCGRPVKMTMQRAEVFEGTGPTPGSYMRVKLGAKKDGTLVAGEAWLAYDCGAFPGGMIGPGSMCVFSCYDIPHARVDGYDVLNNKPKVQAYRAPGSTQAAFATEQVIDELALQLKLDPIEIRLKNAAKEGTRRVDGPVYPRIGFIETLEAARNSEHWKSPLTGKNRGRGIASGFWFNIGGASSCSASVMEDGTVSLIEGSTDIGGTRTSIAMQLAETLGITSDDVRPQVADTDSVGYTFLTGGSRVTFATGLAAYKLGLDLQAQMRDRAARLWKCSVDEVQVEDGTYSYKDQKLTFKELAAKLAQSALEPVVGRSSVNPEGSTNGFATHIADVEVDPETGKVTILRYTAIQDAGKAIHPSYVEGQMQGGAVQGIGWAMNEEYFFDKNDQMRNASFLDYRMPTCLDVPMIETIIVEVPNPGHPFGVRGVGEAPIVPPPAAMANAIQRATGIRFTDLPMSPPKVWKALQK from the coding sequence ATGGAAGACCTCTATCTCGGCAAGACGAATTACAAAGTCATCGGCCAGCGCCCGATTCGCCATGATGGTGCCGATAAGGTCACCGGCAAGGCGATCTACACCGCCGATCTGCAGTTGCCCAACATGGCGCACGGCAAGCTGATCCGCAGCCCGCATGCCCACGCCAAGATCAAGCGGATCGATGTCTCGCAGGCGCTCGCTGTGCCTGGCGTGCTCGCCGTTGTGACCGCCGACGACTTTCCCGACCTGGCCGAAAAGATCGCCATGATGGGTGAAGCGGGCGCGGTCAACCTGCAACATCTGGCCGGTAACTGCCTTGCCAAAGACAAGGTGCTCTACAAGGGACATGCCGTCGCCGCCGTAGCGGCCATCAATACCCATGTGGCCGAAGAAGCTGCGAAGAAGATTGTCGTCGAGTACGAACCGCTCCCCAGCGTGACTTGGGTGCTCGATGCGATGAAGCCCGATGCGCCAATTCTGCACGACGATCTGCGTACCGACGAGTTGGGGCAGAAAGGTGACAAGCCGACAAACGTGTCGGTGCATATCGCCTTCGAGCAAGGGAATCCCGCCGAAGGGTTCAAGCAGGCCGAGATTATCGTCGAGCGCGAGTTCCGCACGGCCAGCGTGCATCAGGGCTACATCGAACCGCATGCTGCGGTGGCGATGTGGAACGAAGATGGCCGCCTGAAGATCTGGACGGCCACTCAAGGCTCGTTCACTTGCCGTCAGCAAACGGCCGAACTGCTGCAGATTCCTGTTTCGCAAGTGCTCGTCGTGCCGTGCGAAATTGGTGGTGGCTTCGGGGGCAAGATCGCGGTTTACTTGGAACCTGTGGCCGCACTCCTCAGCCGCAAGTGTGGTCGTCCCGTGAAGATGACCATGCAGCGGGCCGAAGTGTTTGAAGGGACCGGCCCGACTCCCGGTTCCTACATGCGGGTGAAGCTTGGTGCCAAGAAGGATGGCACCCTGGTCGCGGGCGAAGCCTGGCTCGCGTATGACTGTGGCGCGTTTCCCGGCGGCATGATTGGCCCGGGAAGCATGTGCGTCTTCAGTTGCTACGACATTCCCCATGCGCGCGTCGATGGCTACGACGTGCTGAACAACAAGCCCAAGGTGCAAGCCTATCGCGCGCCGGGATCAACGCAGGCTGCGTTTGCGACCGAGCAAGTCATCGACGAATTGGCGCTGCAATTGAAGCTCGATCCGATCGAGATTCGTTTGAAGAATGCGGCCAAGGAAGGGACTCGCCGGGTCGACGGACCGGTTTATCCTCGCATCGGCTTCATCGAAACACTCGAAGCGGCGCGCAATTCCGAGCATTGGAAATCGCCTCTTACCGGCAAGAATCGGGGCCGTGGCATTGCCAGCGGTTTCTGGTTCAACATTGGCGGCGCGTCGAGTTGCTCCGCCAGCGTGATGGAAGACGGCACTGTATCGCTGATCGAAGGTTCGACCGATATTGGTGGCACGCGCACCAGCATCGCGATGCAACTGGCCGAAACGCTGGGGATTACGTCCGATGATGTTCGCCCGCAGGTCGCCGATACCGACAGCGTCGGCTACACGTTCTTAACCGGCGGCAGCCGTGTCACCTTTGCCACGGGTCTTGCCGCGTACAAATTGGGGCTCGATCTGCAGGCGCAAATGCGCGACCGGGCAGCCCGTTTGTGGAAGTGTTCCGTCGATGAAGTGCAAGTCGAAGACGGCACCTACTCTTACAAAGACCAAAAGCTGACGTTCAAAGAACTAGCCGCGAAACTTGCCCAGTCAGCGCTCGAACCGGTCGTGGGCCGCTCGAGCGTTAACCCCGAAGGTTCGACCAACGGTTTCGCCACGCACATTGCCGACGTCGAAGTCGATCCCGAAACGGGCAAAGTGACGATCCTCCGCTACACCGCCATCCAGGATGCCGGCAAAGCAATTCACCCCAGCTATGTCGAAGGGCAAATGCAGGGGGGTGCCGTGCAAGGTATTGGTTGGGCGATGAACGAAGAATACTTCTTCGACAAGAATGACCAGATGCGCAACGCGAGCTTTCTCGACTATCGCATGCCCACCTGCCTGGATGTGCCGATGATCGAGACGATCATCGTCGAAGTGCCCAACCCGGGTCATCCCTTCGGCGTGCGCGGCGTCGGCGAAGCTCCCATCGTGCCACCCCCAGCAGCCATGGCGAACGCGATTCAACGGGCAACGGGAATTCGCTTCACCGACCTTCCCATGTCGCCCCCCAAGGTCTGGAAAGCGCTGCAGAAGTGA
- a CDS encoding DOMON domain-containing protein produces the protein MSERLVAPTFLFRFAAPCFYTADLWSSKGASLGPKHILPCFGELEGKKIHTEVRAGWSEAGLAFQFVIKGKTQPPWCRDSRIDDSDGVQLWIDTRNTQNIHRAGRFCHRIALLPLGAGRKLDEPLIALLAINRAKESPREIDTRQLQIRGERRHDGYTLQAYLPAQTLTGYTPGDQPSLGFTYAVIDRELGPQTFTVGPEFPFAEDPSLWGTLNLVK, from the coding sequence GTGAGCGAACGACTCGTAGCCCCGACCTTCCTCTTTCGCTTTGCCGCACCCTGCTTCTATACCGCTGACCTGTGGTCGAGCAAAGGTGCGTCTCTCGGTCCCAAGCACATTCTGCCCTGCTTCGGCGAACTCGAAGGGAAGAAGATTCACACCGAAGTCCGCGCCGGCTGGAGCGAAGCGGGCCTGGCTTTCCAGTTTGTGATCAAAGGAAAAACGCAGCCGCCGTGGTGTCGGGACTCACGGATCGACGACAGTGACGGCGTGCAATTGTGGATCGACACGCGCAACACGCAAAACATCCACCGCGCCGGACGTTTCTGCCATCGAATTGCCCTGCTCCCGCTCGGTGCCGGCCGCAAGCTGGATGAACCACTGATCGCGCTCTTGGCCATCAATCGCGCCAAAGAGAGCCCGCGCGAAATCGACACTCGCCAATTGCAGATCCGTGGCGAACGGCGGCACGACGGCTACACCTTGCAGGCCTATCTCCCCGCGCAGACGCTCACGGGCTATACGCCCGGCGATCAACCCTCGCTCGGCTTTACATACGCCGTCATCGATCGCGAACTGGGGCCCCAAACGTTCACCGTGGGTCCCGAGTTCCCCTTTGCCGAAGATCCTAGCCTGTGGGGAACGTTGAATCTGGTGAAATAA
- a CDS encoding (2Fe-2S)-binding protein, producing the protein MAKKTVVSSTINGSSTEFLCEPRQSLLEVLRDTLHLTGSKEGCNNGNCGACTVLMDGKPVLSCLVLGVEAEGAKIETVESLAKNGQLAPVQQCFLEGAALQCGICTPGFLMATKALLEKFPQPTEHDIRFHLANNLCRCTGYDKIVKSVQACATAVR; encoded by the coding sequence GTGGCTAAGAAGACGGTTGTCTCGTCTACGATCAACGGCAGCAGCACCGAGTTTTTGTGTGAGCCACGGCAAAGTCTGCTCGAAGTGCTGCGCGATACGCTGCATCTGACCGGCAGCAAAGAAGGCTGCAACAACGGCAACTGCGGAGCCTGCACCGTGCTGATGGACGGCAAGCCCGTCCTCAGTTGCCTGGTGCTCGGTGTCGAGGCGGAAGGGGCGAAGATCGAAACGGTCGAATCGCTGGCCAAGAACGGCCAGCTCGCGCCGGTGCAGCAATGCTTTCTCGAAGGGGCCGCGCTGCAGTGCGGCATTTGCACGCCCGGCTTCCTGATGGCGACCAAGGCGCTGCTCGAAAAATTCCCGCAGCCAACGGAACACGATATTCGCTTTCACCTGGCCAACAACCTGTGCCGCTGCACGGGCTACGACAAGATTGTGAAATCCGTGCAAGCCTGCGCGACTGCGGTACGTTAA